One genomic window of Trichlorobacter lovleyi includes the following:
- a CDS encoding response regulator transcription factor: protein MQPPILIVEDDLKIARIIKAYLEGADFRVIHADTARAALEKAETELPLAVILDLGLPDKSGEELCQELKDLGSFPVIMLTAKSSEEERITGFALGADDYVVKPASPRELVYRVKAVLKRYDGAGAGEHPISFNNGTLILDSRRHTVTCRGESCSVTPTEFKLLQALAASPGRTYSRDELVSKALGYQFDGYERSVDAHIKNLRQKIELDSRKPEFIKTVYGIGYLFSGERDAV, encoded by the coding sequence ATGCAGCCTCCCATTCTGATCGTTGAAGACGACCTGAAGATTGCCCGTATCATCAAGGCCTACCTTGAAGGGGCAGACTTTCGGGTCATCCACGCCGACACCGCACGTGCTGCATTGGAAAAAGCCGAGACGGAGCTTCCGCTGGCGGTGATCCTGGACCTGGGGCTACCGGACAAAAGCGGTGAAGAGCTCTGCCAGGAACTCAAAGACCTGGGATCGTTTCCGGTGATCATGCTGACCGCCAAATCCTCCGAAGAAGAACGGATCACCGGTTTTGCCCTGGGGGCTGACGACTATGTGGTCAAACCGGCCTCTCCCCGCGAACTGGTCTACCGTGTCAAGGCGGTTTTGAAACGCTACGACGGGGCCGGAGCCGGCGAGCATCCCATAAGCTTCAACAACGGCACGCTGATCCTGGACAGCCGCCGCCATACCGTGACCTGCCGTGGCGAGTCCTGCAGTGTCACCCCCACCGAATTCAAACTGTTGCAAGCGCTGGCAGCCTCTCCCGGCCGGACCTACAGCCGGGATGAACTGGTTTCAAAGGCGCTGGGATACCAGTTTGACGGCTATGAACGCAGCGTTGATGCCCATATCAAAAACCTGCGCCAGAAGATCGAGCTGGACAGCCGCAAGCCTGAGTTCATCAAGACGGTCTATGGGATCGGCTACCTCTTCAGCGGAGAGCGGGATGCCGTTTAA
- a CDS encoding sensor histidine kinase, which yields MPFNLQRKLLVLLGLVILIALSSSILLRNFVIRDFKAFGEGRMLDRLYQVQAVLEGRYEQSGGWQQDQVANDLVWAWLSGIELRLYDVDNRLVMDTGQALASLSPVMQQRIAASSSRRPLPPETSEFQSYPLFLRGEEIGHLDLQLPHPIYEAFFIRSSNQFLIYSLLGLGLTAVILSFLAARRISRPLQELTAAAEGLASGAPGPRVRAEGNDEIGRLAAAFNRMADSLEAQEQLRKQLVSNAAHELRTPLMIIRGELEGMIDGLLPTTPEALQSLHDEATRLATILDGVDELSRAQAAGLQLQRQEFLLLPLLQGIISRFSRSAEEQQVTITLTGDQTVSAWIDPDRFTQIITNLISNALKAMPHGGRLEIHLSATPQARYIEVSDSGSGIPAELLPHVFERFAKGRDGGLGLGLAIVKELVAAHNGTIAASSSPGNGTCFSITLPATTGGLHEHDRRTD from the coding sequence ATGCCGTTTAACCTGCAACGCAAACTGCTGGTGCTGCTCGGTCTGGTGATCCTGATCGCCCTCTCCTCCTCCATTCTGCTCAGAAATTTTGTGATCCGTGACTTCAAGGCCTTTGGAGAAGGACGGATGCTTGATCGCCTCTACCAGGTACAGGCGGTGCTTGAGGGACGCTACGAGCAGTCGGGCGGCTGGCAGCAGGACCAGGTTGCCAATGACCTGGTCTGGGCCTGGCTTTCCGGTATCGAGCTACGGCTGTATGATGTTGACAACCGGCTGGTGATGGACACCGGGCAAGCCCTGGCAAGCCTGTCTCCGGTGATGCAGCAGCGCATTGCCGCCTCAAGCAGCAGGCGACCGCTTCCGCCGGAGACCTCCGAATTCCAGAGCTACCCCCTCTTTCTCAGGGGCGAAGAGATCGGCCATCTGGACCTGCAGCTACCCCACCCGATCTATGAAGCGTTCTTTATCCGCTCCTCAAATCAGTTTTTGATCTACTCCCTGCTGGGACTCGGACTGACAGCCGTCATACTCAGCTTTCTGGCAGCCCGGCGCATCTCGCGCCCCCTGCAGGAGCTGACGGCTGCCGCAGAGGGGCTGGCAAGCGGCGCCCCGGGCCCCAGGGTCCGGGCTGAAGGCAACGATGAAATCGGCCGTCTGGCGGCCGCCTTCAACCGGATGGCTGACAGCCTGGAGGCACAGGAGCAACTGCGCAAACAGCTGGTTTCAAACGCGGCCCATGAGCTGCGGACACCGCTGATGATCATCCGCGGAGAATTGGAAGGGATGATCGACGGGCTGCTGCCCACCACCCCGGAGGCATTACAGTCACTGCATGATGAGGCTACCCGGCTGGCAACCATCCTGGACGGTGTGGACGAACTGAGCAGGGCACAGGCCGCCGGACTGCAGCTCCAGCGCCAGGAGTTTCTCCTGCTGCCGCTGCTGCAGGGGATCATTTCCCGATTCAGCCGCAGCGCTGAAGAACAGCAGGTCACCATCACCCTGACCGGCGACCAGACGGTTAGTGCCTGGATCGACCCGGACCGCTTCACCCAAATCATCACCAACCTGATCTCAAACGCCTTGAAGGCCATGCCCCATGGCGGGCGACTGGAAATTCATCTTTCAGCAACGCCGCAGGCACGTTATATTGAGGTCAGCGATAGCGGGTCAGGTATCCCGGCTGAGCTGCTGCCCCATGTCTTTGAACGCTTCGCCAAGGGAAGGGATGGCGGCCTGGGCCTGGGACTGGCCATTGTCAAAGAGCTGGTTGCCGCCCACAACGGCACTATTGCCGCCAGCAGTTCACCCGGCAACGGCACCTGTTTCAGCATTACACTACCTGCTACTACCGGAGGATTGCATGAGCATGACCGAAGAACTGACTGA
- a CDS encoding lactate utilization protein, with protein sequence MSMTEELTDWSWEQKCQKAVEALGTNGFTAVFCRTPDDARNYILEGAADAASIGFGGSMTITDLAVQQTLADQGKEILNHSSSALSRDQKMEIMRRQLTCDLFLSGSNALTISGELINIDATGNRVAAMFFGPRRVIVVVGRNKLVDGTPQEAIQRVKQWATPPNAKRLSFNTPCAKTGFCSNCNSPDRLCRVTTIIDRKPRFTDLRVLVVNADLGL encoded by the coding sequence ATGAGCATGACCGAAGAACTGACTGACTGGAGCTGGGAACAAAAATGCCAGAAGGCGGTGGAGGCCCTGGGGACCAACGGCTTTACCGCCGTCTTCTGCCGGACCCCCGATGATGCCCGGAACTATATCCTTGAGGGAGCAGCCGATGCCGCAAGCATCGGTTTTGGCGGTTCCATGACCATTACCGACCTGGCGGTCCAGCAAACCCTTGCCGATCAGGGCAAAGAGATCCTCAACCACAGCAGCAGTGCTCTGTCGCGGGACCAGAAGATGGAGATCATGCGCCGCCAACTGACCTGCGACCTGTTTCTCTCCGGCAGCAATGCACTTACCATCTCAGGAGAGCTGATCAACATTGATGCGACCGGCAACCGGGTTGCAGCGATGTTCTTCGGCCCTCGCAGGGTGATTGTGGTGGTGGGTCGCAACAAACTGGTGGACGGCACACCGCAGGAGGCGATTCAGCGGGTAAAACAGTGGGCAACCCCGCCCAATGCCAAACGGCTCAGCTTCAACACCCCCTGCGCCAAGACCGGTTTTTGCAGCAACTGTAACTCACCCGACCGGCTCTGCCGGGTTACTACGATCATTGATCGCAAACCCCGCTTTACCGACCTGCGGGTTCTGGTGGTCAACGCTGACCTCGGTTTGTAA
- a CDS encoding ComF family protein yields MQHFFRTLATALQDLLLPPRCHICHKPVPDAGRLHICPDCRADLPLAGSPVCSICGIPFQSAGDDHPCSRCIAAPPPYTAARAALRYEGACRDLIHHFKYNGKSYLRRPLGLITAELLAPFVAAQQPDLLVPVPLHPSRLRSRGFNQAVLLGDLLSRQWQIPLLRQGLTRTRPTPPQMELSREQRSTNLRGAFAVTAPDSVNNRHVMLVDDVFTTGSTLAECALVLQRAGCRTVSAVTVAHAP; encoded by the coding sequence ATGCAGCACTTTTTCCGCACGCTCGCAACCGCCCTGCAGGATCTGCTGCTGCCTCCGCGCTGCCATATCTGCCATAAACCGGTCCCCGATGCAGGCAGGCTGCATATCTGCCCCGACTGCCGGGCGGACCTGCCACTCGCAGGCTCGCCGGTCTGCTCAATCTGCGGCATCCCCTTTCAGTCTGCCGGGGATGACCACCCCTGTAGCCGCTGTATCGCTGCACCGCCACCCTATACGGCAGCCAGGGCCGCATTGCGCTATGAAGGTGCCTGCCGCGACCTGATTCACCACTTCAAATACAACGGCAAATCATACCTGCGTCGTCCCCTGGGACTTATAACGGCAGAGCTGCTGGCCCCGTTTGTAGCCGCCCAGCAACCAGACCTGCTGGTGCCGGTGCCGTTACATCCCAGCCGTCTGCGCAGCCGCGGCTTTAACCAGGCGGTGCTGCTGGGGGATCTGCTTTCCCGCCAATGGCAGATTCCGCTGCTGCGGCAGGGGTTGACGCGGACCCGTCCCACGCCCCCCCAGATGGAACTGAGCCGCGAACAGCGCTCCACCAACCTGCGGGGAGCCTTTGCCGTTACGGCCCCGGACAGTGTCAACAATCGCCATGTCATGCTGGTGGATGACGTCTTTACCACCGGCAGCACCCTGGCAGAATGCGCCCTGGTGCTGCAGCGGGCGGGCTGCCGCACCGTGTCGGCGGTTACCGTTGCCCACGCTCCCTGA
- a CDS encoding RrF2 family transcriptional regulator yields MRLSTKSRYGLRALFDIAYHTGTAPAQIQDISRRQLISPRYLEQIFQNLKKAGILKSKRGPQGGYTLARTPDQITVLEIIRATEQDALLVDCAGQGKKTRRRKNECPFEGNCVTQTVWKDANDLLADLFGKLTLETLCQRGQEMGIEKDQASKMMYYI; encoded by the coding sequence ATGCGGTTATCTACCAAGAGTCGCTATGGTCTGCGGGCCCTTTTTGATATTGCGTATCACACGGGCACAGCACCGGCGCAAATCCAGGACATCTCACGCCGTCAGCTGATCTCCCCCCGCTACCTGGAGCAGATCTTCCAGAACCTGAAAAAAGCAGGGATACTGAAAAGCAAACGAGGGCCTCAAGGTGGCTACACCCTGGCAAGGACACCGGATCAGATCACGGTGCTCGAAATTATCCGGGCCACTGAACAGGACGCACTGCTGGTGGATTGTGCCGGCCAGGGCAAGAAAACCCGCCGCCGCAAGAATGAGTGTCCTTTTGAAGGTAACTGCGTGACCCAGACCGTCTGGAAAGATGCCAATGATCTGCTGGCTGATCTGTTTGGCAAGCTGACCCTGGAGACCCTTTGCCAGCGCGGCCAGGAGATGGGGATTGAGAAGGATCAGGCCAGCAAGATGATGTACTACATCTGA
- the larE gene encoding ATP-dependent sacrificial sulfur transferase LarE, whose product MIHYQRLKAILTRSTPLAVAFSGGVDSTLLLKVAHDTLGDRCCAITVDAPYHFRQEQDDAARFARQIGVRHLIIPFDPARVPDLLNNPPERCYLCKQALLKDCFNALPPHWNLADGSTCDDQKAHRPGSRALAELGVLSPLTEAGFSKQDVRLLSRQLGLPGWDKPAQSCLLTRFPHHTTITPQALQQVAQTETAVRELGFSVVRVRNLGTTARLEFEKGELAQAKLPDVRDQLEAICRKAGFAEVILDPAGYRSGSMDQN is encoded by the coding sequence GTGATCCACTACCAGCGCCTGAAAGCCATCCTGACCCGTTCAACCCCTCTTGCCGTAGCCTTTTCAGGAGGGGTTGATTCTACTCTGCTGTTGAAGGTTGCCCATGACACCCTGGGCGACCGTTGCTGCGCCATCACGGTTGATGCCCCCTATCATTTCAGACAGGAACAGGACGATGCTGCCCGGTTTGCCCGCCAGATCGGGGTCCGCCACCTGATCATCCCCTTTGACCCTGCCAGGGTGCCGGACCTGCTCAACAACCCGCCTGAACGCTGCTACCTGTGCAAGCAGGCCCTGCTCAAGGACTGTTTCAACGCCCTCCCACCGCACTGGAATCTGGCAGACGGCAGCACCTGTGACGACCAGAAGGCCCATCGCCCCGGCAGCAGGGCGCTTGCCGAGCTGGGAGTGCTCAGTCCCCTCACCGAAGCCGGCTTCAGCAAGCAGGATGTGCGCCTGCTCAGCAGGCAGCTGGGGCTGCCCGGCTGGGACAAACCGGCTCAAAGCTGCCTGCTGACCCGTTTCCCCCACCATACGACCATTACCCCGCAGGCCCTGCAACAGGTTGCGCAGACCGAGACAGCAGTCAGGGAACTGGGGTTCAGCGTGGTGCGGGTGAGAAACCTCGGAACAACGGCCAGGCTTGAGTTTGAAAAAGGGGAGCTGGCACAGGCCAAGCTCCCCGACGTACGTGATCAACTTGAGGCTATCTGCAGAAAAGCCGGTTTTGCCGAGGTCATTCTTGATCCGGCAGGCTACCGCAGTGGCAGCATGGATCAGAATTGA
- a CDS encoding transporter, translating into MNSFLDRKQVCGMVSGFVLGLGIVLTAGPVRAEDSEHRLGQGVSFAAGIGAEVTHGDYGSNADATVVTLPVLLAVNPTEAIDMTLELPMVFLSSRSGSGFVVTQSGGGGRGRRAGGTTSTTTTATSTTVTEAGLGDISLSAGWTVLPDGEQSPRVRPTLYLKAPTGDKDRGLGTGTLEAGPGLSVSKWLGDVQLFADAAYIFQDSTSSYQGKNYVSYSAGAGLQAMDRLFVSLYAKGSSTRVEGGTAPVEGRVKLNFLQSRRISWELYALAGFTDASPAAGGGMLLMYQF; encoded by the coding sequence GTGAACAGTTTTCTTGATCGTAAGCAGGTCTGTGGCATGGTCTCCGGTTTTGTGCTCGGTCTGGGTATCGTGCTGACAGCCGGCCCTGTCCGGGCTGAAGATAGTGAACATCGTCTGGGGCAGGGGGTCTCGTTTGCTGCCGGTATCGGTGCCGAGGTCACCCATGGTGATTATGGCAGCAATGCCGATGCAACGGTGGTAACCCTGCCGGTGCTGCTGGCCGTGAACCCGACCGAGGCCATTGATATGACCCTGGAACTGCCAATGGTCTTTTTGAGCAGCAGAAGCGGGTCAGGCTTTGTGGTCACCCAGTCCGGCGGGGGAGGCCGGGGGCGTCGAGCCGGCGGTACAACCAGCACTACTACGACTGCCACCAGCACTACCGTCACTGAGGCAGGGCTGGGGGATATCAGTCTCTCTGCCGGCTGGACGGTGCTGCCGGATGGGGAACAGAGTCCAAGGGTCCGGCCTACCCTGTATCTGAAGGCCCCGACCGGTGATAAGGACCGCGGGCTGGGGACCGGTACTCTTGAGGCGGGCCCAGGGCTGTCGGTCTCAAAATGGTTGGGGGATGTCCAGCTGTTTGCTGACGCAGCCTATATCTTCCAGGACAGTACCAGCAGTTATCAGGGGAAAAACTACGTCAGTTACAGTGCCGGTGCCGGTCTGCAGGCAATGGACCGCCTGTTTGTCTCGCTGTATGCAAAAGGCTCATCGACCAGGGTGGAGGGCGGTACGGCACCGGTTGAAGGGCGCGTGAAGCTTAATTTTCTGCAGTCACGCCGGATATCATGGGAACTCTACGCCCTGGCCGGCTTTACCGATGCCAGTCCGGCAGCCGGTGGCGGCATGTTGCTGATGTATCAATTCTGA
- a CDS encoding sigma-54-dependent transcriptional regulator — translation MSKTARILLVEDDATFRSLLAAILDDEGYELVEREDGKAALKTLQRQSFDLVLSDLRLPGLNGLDLFRRAQAEGIAPPFVLLTAFGTVEEAVAAMKEGVADFLTKPLKDPDTLRLLVRRILAGSMQERSLHVLQERDAAGLPPDEVLFAGQAMQQVRKLIGDVAATQATVLISGESGTGKELAARMIHRASPRRDAPFVALNCAAIPETLLESELFGHEKGAFTGATQARQGKFELASGGTLFLDEIGELPLALQSKFLRVLQERVFERVGGSRELRADVRVIAATNRDLGEEVRERRFREDLYYRLHVFPIHLPALRDRRDGLTVLVQYLLQRAAIQTGREVQGIEPQALAAVAGYGWPGNIRELQNVIERAVILCKGQVTVGDLPDGVRQPPAAAGMTKASGSLRDRERNDILDALASCGNNRRLAAEKLGISKRTLQYRLKEYGLVKP, via the coding sequence ATGAGCAAAACAGCGCGGATTCTGCTGGTGGAGGATGATGCCACCTTTCGTTCGCTGCTGGCGGCAATCCTTGATGACGAGGGGTATGAGCTGGTGGAGCGGGAGGATGGCAAGGCGGCGCTGAAGACGCTGCAGAGGCAGTCCTTTGACCTGGTGTTGTCAGACCTGCGTCTGCCCGGTCTGAACGGTCTTGATCTGTTTCGCAGGGCGCAGGCGGAAGGGATTGCGCCACCGTTTGTCCTGCTGACCGCCTTCGGGACGGTGGAAGAGGCGGTTGCCGCCATGAAGGAAGGGGTGGCTGACTTTCTGACCAAGCCGTTAAAGGATCCTGATACCTTGCGTCTCCTGGTGCGTCGTATCCTGGCCGGCAGTATGCAGGAGCGCAGCCTGCACGTCTTGCAGGAACGGGATGCCGCCGGACTGCCGCCGGACGAGGTCCTGTTTGCGGGGCAGGCCATGCAGCAGGTACGCAAGCTGATCGGTGATGTGGCCGCCACCCAGGCCACGGTGCTGATTAGCGGTGAGTCCGGTACCGGCAAGGAGCTGGCTGCCCGGATGATCCACCGGGCCAGTCCCCGCCGGGATGCCCCCTTTGTGGCGCTCAACTGTGCCGCCATACCGGAGACCCTGCTTGAGAGTGAGCTGTTCGGCCATGAAAAAGGGGCCTTTACCGGTGCAACCCAGGCCCGTCAGGGCAAGTTTGAACTGGCATCGGGCGGTACCCTCTTTCTGGATGAAATCGGTGAACTGCCGCTGGCGTTGCAGTCGAAGTTCCTGCGTGTATTGCAGGAACGGGTCTTTGAGCGGGTGGGGGGCAGCCGTGAGCTGCGGGCCGATGTGCGGGTCATTGCCGCAACCAACCGGGACTTGGGGGAAGAGGTCAGGGAACGTCGTTTTCGCGAAGACCTTTACTACCGGCTGCATGTCTTTCCGATCCATCTGCCGGCGTTGCGTGACCGCCGCGATGGTCTGACGGTTCTGGTGCAGTACCTGCTGCAGCGTGCAGCCATCCAGACCGGTCGTGAGGTGCAGGGGATCGAGCCACAGGCGTTGGCAGCCGTTGCAGGGTATGGTTGGCCCGGCAACATCCGTGAGCTGCAGAACGTGATTGAACGGGCGGTTATCCTCTGCAAGGGGCAGGTAACGGTTGGGGATCTGCCTGATGGGGTGCGACAGCCTCCTGCTGCCGCAGGAATGACCAAGGCAAGCGGCAGCCTGAGGGATCGTGAGCGAAACGATATCCTGGATGCACTGGCAAGCTGTGGCAATAACCGCAGGCTGGCTGCTGAAAAACTGGGGATTTCGAAAAGGACGTTGCAGTATCGTCTCAAGGAGTATGGCCTGGTCAAGCCCTGA
- a CDS encoding sensor histidine kinase has product MPRSQFTYSILLGGLLLTAFLLWLAVANYRNAEPVAHSILRGMSLSLGQAIEALAVRDPSLKTLAGFSSSDSAYFSLLDKQGRIRFHRNPDLIGSRIDDQRFQAVVASPVVTEERIRLGTGEVVFETQQQLHLPDETLILRLALHTWQADQIIRRARSGVVVIVVLLAVTWGFGVWVLRLQKRDLQRLEAMARHEQLVRLGELGAVLAHEVRTPLAGIKGFAQLLRERVQEPRQREYAGKIVAESERLEGLVSDLLAYTRQETLQDGSAVVPELVQDAWDQLAKEALQAKVALQITGAVGRPVACPADRLRQLLLNLFTNAIQAMPQGGNLRVELSDDGEQATIMVSDDGPGFAEESLKRAFDPFYTTRASGSGLGLAVCHKIATGYGGTVRLANARSGGGAEVTLQLPLVKECA; this is encoded by the coding sequence ATGCCCCGCTCACAATTTACGTACAGCATACTTTTGGGTGGCCTGCTCCTGACGGCGTTTTTACTCTGGCTTGCGGTTGCCAACTATCGTAATGCCGAGCCTGTTGCCCATTCCATTCTGCGCGGTATGTCCCTTTCACTTGGGCAGGCGATAGAGGCGCTGGCGGTGCGTGATCCCTCCCTGAAGACGTTGGCAGGTTTTAGCTCCAGTGATAGCGCCTATTTTTCCCTGCTCGATAAACAGGGGAGGATCCGGTTCCATAGAAACCCGGATCTGATCGGCAGCCGGATTGATGATCAGCGCTTCCAGGCGGTTGTTGCCAGTCCCGTGGTGACTGAAGAGCGGATCAGGCTGGGCACCGGTGAGGTGGTGTTTGAGACGCAACAACAACTGCATCTGCCGGACGAGACGCTGATATTGCGTCTGGCATTGCACACCTGGCAGGCTGATCAGATTATCCGCCGGGCCCGCAGCGGTGTGGTGGTGATTGTGGTGTTGCTGGCTGTCACCTGGGGGTTTGGCGTCTGGGTGTTGCGCCTGCAGAAGCGTGATCTGCAGCGGCTTGAGGCGATGGCCCGCCATGAACAGCTGGTACGGCTGGGGGAGCTGGGGGCGGTGCTGGCCCACGAGGTACGGACGCCGCTGGCAGGTATCAAGGGGTTTGCCCAGTTGTTGCGGGAACGGGTGCAGGAGCCGAGACAACGGGAGTATGCCGGGAAGATTGTGGCCGAGTCGGAGCGTCTTGAGGGGCTGGTGAGCGACCTGCTGGCTTATACCCGCCAGGAAACACTGCAGGATGGCTCTGCAGTAGTGCCGGAGCTGGTGCAGGATGCCTGGGACCAGCTTGCCAAGGAGGCCCTGCAGGCCAAGGTGGCGTTGCAGATAACAGGTGCCGTTGGCAGGCCGGTGGCCTGTCCGGCGGACCGTTTGCGGCAACTGCTGCTCAATCTGTTTACAAACGCCATACAGGCCATGCCACAGGGGGGAAACCTGCGGGTTGAGCTGTCGGATGATGGCGAACAGGCAACCATCATGGTCAGCGATGACGGCCCCGGTTTTGCAGAGGAAAGTCTGAAACGGGCCTTTGATCCGTTTTATACCACCCGTGCCAGTGGCAGCGGGCTGGGCCTGGCGGTCTGTCACAAGATTGCAACCGGTTATGGCGGAACCGTGAGGCTGGCCAATGCCCGTTCAGGCGGGGGGGCTGAAGTTACCCTGCAGTTGCCGCTGGTAAAGGAGTGTGCATGA
- a CDS encoding substrate-binding periplasmic protein, with protein sequence MKTFLQLVCLLLLAAPLHAGQTLVLGTADRPPLSTEDQKGFSDQVIREACRRLGIEVQIIPVSSARSLSNAEQAIDDGNFLRVQGMEKKFPHLIRVPEAIIDVQFVIFSKRKGLKTPNWASLKPYHVGYIKGWYIAEENIKDVRQLTVVENRTSLFKVLDSDRIELAFAELYGAYYTIHTLGLKELFSAQPPLASKEMFLYLNKKHEKLAPRLAATLREMKRDGSYDAIFKQTLAPYLPAKLAK encoded by the coding sequence ATGAAGACATTCCTCCAACTTGTATGCCTGCTCCTGCTTGCAGCCCCGCTGCATGCCGGACAGACACTGGTTCTAGGTACAGCAGACCGTCCGCCGCTTTCAACCGAGGACCAGAAAGGCTTTTCTGATCAGGTGATCCGTGAGGCCTGCAGACGGCTGGGGATTGAGGTCCAGATTATTCCGGTATCCTCGGCACGTTCCTTAAGCAACGCCGAACAGGCCATTGATGACGGCAATTTCCTGCGGGTCCAGGGGATGGAAAAGAAGTTTCCCCACCTGATCAGGGTGCCGGAGGCGATCATTGATGTCCAGTTTGTGATTTTTTCCAAGCGCAAGGGACTGAAGACACCAAACTGGGCCAGCCTCAAGCCTTATCATGTCGGCTATATCAAGGGCTGGTATATCGCCGAGGAGAATATCAAGGATGTACGTCAACTGACCGTAGTGGAAAACCGTACCAGCCTGTTCAAGGTACTGGACAGCGACCGGATTGAGCTGGCCTTTGCCGAGCTGTATGGTGCGTACTACACGATCCACACACTGGGGTTAAAGGAGCTGTTTAGCGCCCAGCCTCCCCTGGCAAGCAAAGAGATGTTCCTCTATCTCAACAAAAAACATGAAAAACTGGCCCCCCGGCTGGCGGCAACCCTGCGGGAAATGAAGCGGGATGGCAGTTATGATGCCATTTTCAAGCAGACCCTGGCCCCCTATCTGCCTGCAAAGCTGGCTAAATAG
- a CDS encoding ATP-binding protein, with protein sequence MTADRIIPKSFGIARRFILAIVIFSTVLTLGGTCLQLYIDYHKDLDSISRQLTDIETSHLPSLINDIWLFDDRGLNAQLKGILALPMIESLRLERTDEPVLVVGQSKARHQLIHTIPLSYQHRGKNIPLGTLQITACTDHVIQRMKERALLILFTQAVMIFFISTFIFLLFYQLIGRHLAVMARHAAALTISNLHEPLRLERNQASPQDAKDELDLLVDSLNSMQGQICDYLTERRQIEDTLHEQAALLEDEIAQRQQAEEELNAINCSLEERIAEAIDELRKKDTLLLQQSKLAAMGELLNNIAHQWRQPLNNIAVSIQTMQYLNKAGELSQQEMDRDIKAVMDILFYMSGTIDDFRSFFIKDREKREFVLQEVVEKTLNLLRSTLDDKGIMVSIAAEADVRAIGYPNEYAQSLMNILNNARDALLERQVPGPAITLVIRQEGDRSVLTVSDNAGGIPQQILPQIFEPYFTTKGPSQGTGIGLYMAKTMIERNMGGTLTVRNTAAGAEFRIEL encoded by the coding sequence TTGACTGCTGACCGGATCATACCGAAGTCCTTCGGCATCGCGCGCAGGTTTATCCTGGCCATCGTTATCTTCAGCACCGTCCTGACGTTGGGCGGAACCTGCCTGCAACTGTATATCGACTACCACAAAGATCTGGACAGTATCAGTCGACAGTTGACCGACATTGAAACCAGCCACCTGCCGAGCCTGATCAATGACATCTGGCTGTTTGATGATCGTGGGCTTAATGCCCAGCTGAAGGGAATTCTGGCACTGCCGATGATTGAATCGCTGCGGCTTGAACGGACGGATGAGCCGGTGCTGGTGGTGGGGCAGAGCAAGGCACGCCATCAGCTTATCCATACCATTCCACTCTCCTACCAGCACCGCGGTAAAAACATACCGCTCGGCACCCTGCAAATCACCGCCTGTACCGATCATGTCATCCAACGGATGAAGGAACGGGCACTGCTGATCCTCTTCACCCAGGCGGTCATGATTTTCTTCATCTCAACCTTTATCTTTTTGCTGTTTTATCAACTGATCGGGCGTCATCTGGCGGTTATGGCCCGCCATGCTGCAGCGCTCACCATCAGCAATCTGCATGAACCGCTCCGGCTGGAACGCAACCAAGCCAGCCCGCAGGACGCCAAGGATGAGCTTGATCTGTTGGTCGATTCACTCAACAGCATGCAGGGGCAGATCTGCGACTACCTCACGGAACGCAGACAGATTGAGGATACCCTGCATGAGCAGGCGGCGCTGCTGGAAGATGAGATTGCGCAACGCCAACAGGCCGAGGAAGAGCTGAACGCCATTAACTGTTCGCTTGAAGAACGGATTGCCGAGGCTATCGACGAACTGCGCAAAAAGGACACCCTGTTGCTGCAGCAAAGCAAGCTGGCTGCCATGGGTGAACTATTGAACAACATCGCCCATCAGTGGCGTCAACCGCTCAATAACATCGCGGTCTCAATTCAGACCATGCAGTACCTGAACAAGGCTGGGGAACTGTCACAGCAAGAGATGGACCGGGACATCAAGGCGGTGATGGACATACTTTTCTACATGTCCGGCACGATTGATGATTTCAGGAGCTTTTTCATCAAGGATCGGGAAAAACGGGAATTTGTCCTGCAGGAGGTTGTTGAAAAGACGCTGAACCTGCTCAGATCGACTCTGGATGACAAGGGGATCATGGTCAGTATAGCGGCGGAAGCGGATGTCCGGGCCATCGGCTACCCCAACGAATACGCCCAGAGCCTGATGAACATCCTCAATAATGCCCGTGACGCCCTGCTTGAGCGACAGGTGCCGGGGCCGGCCATTACCCTGGTGATCCGGCAGGAAGGCGACCGTTCTGTACTGACGGTCTCTGATAATGCCGGTGGCATTCCGCAGCAGATCCTGCCACAGATCTTCGAGCCCTACTTCACCACCAAGGGGCCGAGCCAGGGGACCGGCATCGGATTGTACATGGCCAAGACCATGATTGAACGCAACATGGGCGGCACCCTTACAGTCCGCAATACAGCCGCAGGGGCCGAGTTCAGGATCGAGTTATAA